In a genomic window of Methanoregula sp. UBA64:
- the rnz gene encoding ribonuclease Z — MSGETLQVYFLGTAGALPTPARNPSCIMVRRGTDTLLFDCGEGAQQQMMRARCGFTINAIFVSHWHADHFLGIFGLVQTMSFNGRTEPLTIYGPTWVHEFVETVKKVARFNLKFTLDSVEVADGSWVRFDGYTVTVFGVSHGMPALGYVLEEDPRPGRFDREHAIELGVPPGPLFGKLQRGETIRITKDGTEREILPSDVLGTPRPGRKIVYTGDTRPVSQTLAVHAKEADLLIHDATYDESEIKRAAEFYHATARQAGEAAAAANARTLALTHISSRYTDTTAHMNEAKSAFSGDVIVPEDRFMLEIGYRD, encoded by the coding sequence ATGAGCGGCGAGACCCTCCAGGTCTATTTCCTCGGGACGGCAGGAGCCCTCCCGACCCCGGCAAGGAACCCGTCCTGTATCATGGTCCGGCGCGGTACCGATACCCTCCTCTTCGACTGCGGGGAAGGCGCCCAGCAGCAGATGATGCGGGCCCGGTGCGGGTTTACCATCAATGCGATCTTCGTCTCGCACTGGCACGCCGACCATTTCCTCGGGATCTTCGGGCTTGTCCAGACCATGTCCTTCAATGGCCGGACCGAGCCTCTGACCATCTACGGGCCGACCTGGGTGCACGAGTTCGTGGAGACAGTAAAAAAGGTTGCACGATTCAACCTGAAGTTCACGCTCGACTCTGTGGAGGTTGCTGACGGCTCGTGGGTGCGCTTCGACGGTTACACGGTCACGGTGTTCGGGGTCAGCCACGGTATGCCGGCGCTTGGCTATGTGCTCGAAGAAGACCCCCGCCCGGGCCGGTTCGACCGCGAGCACGCCATCGAACTCGGCGTCCCGCCCGGGCCGCTCTTCGGGAAGCTCCAGCGGGGCGAGACCATCAGGATCACAAAGGACGGCACCGAGCGGGAGATACTCCCGTCCGATGTCCTGGGTACTCCCCGCCCGGGCCGGAAGATCGTGTATACCGGGGATACCCGGCCGGTCTCCCAGACCCTTGCGGTGCATGCAAAGGAGGCCGATCTTCTGATCCACGATGCAACGTACGATGAGAGCGAGATCAAGCGTGCCGCCGAGTTCTACCACGCCACTGCCCGGCAGGCCGGGGAGGCGGCGGCAGCTGCAAATGCCAGGACCCTTGCCCTGACGCACATCAGTTCGCGGTACACGGATACCACGGCCCATATGAAC
- a CDS encoding sugar phosphate isomerase/epimerase family protein, translating into MTLKAYFSSSSKVWDDISWVYGIKDAGYAGWEIVADGNYRLEKPENIKKIKEAIASTGLGVTVHAPYGDLNLATLNDPIWRESIRQIEVCIEHAADLTDRVTIHPGYLSPAGKLVPQKVWELQKEALRRIGKCAAEYGVLACLENMILHKEFLCRDCGELMGMAEGIEGIGLTFDFGHANTVGKVPDFLAHVGSANHIHIHDNHGESDEHLALGDGTIDWHRAGKAIAAQYSGVVVVEGRSVEEAKKSLAVFTECFV; encoded by the coding sequence ATGACGCTGAAGGCCTACTTCTCCTCGTCCTCGAAGGTCTGGGACGACATATCCTGGGTCTATGGGATAAAGGACGCGGGATACGCGGGCTGGGAGATCGTGGCCGACGGCAATTACCGGCTGGAGAAGCCGGAGAACATAAAAAAAATTAAAGAGGCAATCGCATCGACCGGGCTCGGTGTGACCGTGCACGCGCCGTATGGCGACCTCAACCTTGCCACCTTAAACGACCCGATCTGGCGGGAATCCATCCGGCAGATCGAGGTCTGCATTGAACACGCGGCAGACCTGACCGACCGGGTGACCATACACCCGGGCTACCTCTCGCCGGCGGGAAAACTCGTACCCCAGAAGGTCTGGGAGCTCCAGAAGGAGGCCCTGCGCCGGATCGGGAAGTGTGCGGCTGAATACGGGGTGCTTGCCTGCCTTGAAAACATGATCCTCCATAAGGAGTTCCTCTGCCGGGACTGCGGGGAGCTGATGGGAATGGCGGAAGGAATCGAGGGGATCGGCCTGACGTTCGATTTCGGGCATGCGAATACGGTCGGGAAGGTCCCCGATTTCCTCGCGCACGTAGGATCTGCAAACCATATCCATATCCACGACAACCACGGGGAATCGGACGAGCATCTTGCGCTCGGGGACGGCACGATTGACTGGCACAGGGCCGGAAAGGCGATTGCCGCACAGTACAGCGGCGTTGTCGTGGTCGAGGGCCGCTCGGTCGAAGAGGCAAAAAAGAGTCTCGCGGTCTTTACGGAGTGCTTCGTATGA